The sequence below is a genomic window from Saccopteryx leptura isolate mSacLep1 chromosome 3, mSacLep1_pri_phased_curated, whole genome shotgun sequence.
AGGGCACTGACCTGGGGGGCCACTGCGCCCCGCCTCCCTCAGGCCCCGCCGCCGCCAGCATTCTCTGCTCCAGCCCTCGCCTGGCAACCCGCGGTCAGCCTGAGCCTCCCCAACAATCTTTCCTGCCCACACCCCGGGCACCGCCCGACCAGTTCCGCAGTCTCCGGAGCGCAGAGCTGGTGTCCTCCCCAAGAGAGAATGGGCCGCGACGCAGTCCTGAGCTCCGGGACGCCTGCGCCggagagcccccaccccaccccgcagGTCCCGCCACGCTGCGCGCATCTCCATCCCGGTCCCGGTCATACGTGCCTGGTGGCTCAGCTCGGCTAGGCTCGGCCGCCGCAGTCAGACTGCTAGGACCGGGTAGGGCGGCGGAGGCGGCGCGGGCGGAGCGAGCCCGGAGCCCCGCCCAGGCTCCAGCCAAACCCAGCGCCGCGCGTGCGATCCGGGAGCCTGAGCGCGAGCGCGGTTCCGCCTGGGGCCGCGCCCCCACCGCACACGCCCCTGTCGCCAGGCGCCGCCACCTCCCGGCGCATAAAGGGCGGGCCAGTCGGCAAGGAGACGTTGTTTGCAGAGCGTGCGTGACACTAAGGCGACGTGGGGTCGCTTGGGGTGCACGCTGGGTCGGTCCTCCGGCCGCTGCCCAAGGCCGCCCCCCTCCCCGCAAAGGAGCCTCGGGCTCTGCCCCCAGCAAGCCACGCCAAGGTTCCCCGCCTTTCAACAGAGTTCGGACCCGGAGCTCCAGGAGGTCCCTCGGCCTGGTTTCACGTTTATTCAAACGACAGAGCCGCGCTTCGGGGCAAGGTCCGGTCTCGGCGGGTGGCGTCGGGCCACCCACCCTCCTCCGGGGCTTGGCTGACCCCTGGTGGCTGAGCCCGCCTCTGCGGGGCCCCGACCGCAGCCCTGCAGGTCGCACAGCCTGTGGTGTCCTCAGTCCCCGCCACAGGAGGCAGCACGGGCAGCCCAGGGACCTGTAAGACGGCTGCGGACCTGAAGCCGGGGAGCGCGCGGGCGGACAGCGCCGAGAGGGACCTCTCGGGTGGCGTTAGGTGGTCGGGGAGTGGCCCGAGAACCCAGAGGGGTCCTCCGCGGGAGCACGGGGGAGGTGCTGGCACGTGATGAGGTGGGTGGGCAGTGCCTGGGTGTCGTGGAAGATGACGAAGATGTTGGGCTGGCGGAGGCAGTCCACAGCGCTGTCGTAACGCAGGAGCGCGTGTCCCGGGGCCCGCAGCGGGGGCGCCCGCAGCTCGCGGCGGCCCTGCCCGTAGTCTCCGGTCAGCACCCGAGCCACGAACACCACCTTGTGTCCATGGGCGTTGGGGGGTGAGTAGCGGTCTTGCACCGACAGGGAGGCGCGCTTGGCAAAGTAGACGCCCTGCCCGTAGAGCGTGCCTGCGGGCAGGATGGAGGCTGGGGGTCAGGGTCGCCCAGGGGGGCGTCAGAGCCCGTGCCCACGCCCGACACTGGCCTCCTCACCGTTGCGGCCGCAGAAGCTGCGATTGAAGCCATACGCGCAGATGTCTGGGACGGCGGGCGCCGACGTGCCGTGGTACAGGACGTGCTCGACCGGGCGCTGTTCACAGCGCTGCTCCATACGCGCCCGGTGCAGCTCGTACTGCTGCTGCAGAAGCGGGTGCTGCACGCGTTCCACCTGCCCGACGGGCGACAGCACTACATTCAGAGACCCTCCTTACCTCTGACCAAGGAGAAAGAGCTGACCTCGGAAATCAAGAGCCCTGTGTTGTGTTGGAGGACCCGTGGGAAGACCACACAGCTCCAAACGTGCTCTGTCCCGCCGTAGATATTAGGCCGATGTGGCCCTGAGTGGCACTGGAAGGGTTCCTGGGAGGCCAACAGGTGGGTGAACCCCAAACTCACCGATCTCAGTACAGTCAGTCAGGCCTCTGCAGAGAAAAGTTGAACCAGGGTGGCCACCCTGCCCGCAGGATTTCACTCCCAGCACCAAGAGATACCCCTGGACCTCTCATTGCCCAGGAAGGTCAAGTGGCCAGACCCACAGTCAGCCCAGTGCACGAGCCTCAGAAACCCACACAGAGCTTTTCAAGGAATTCTAACTAGTCTCCGCAGGAGGAATGCCAAAGGTCATGTCCATAAAACAAGACTAGCTActgtgaaaaaagaaagagcctgaaaATCGGCGCATTCTTACGTTAAGCCTGGAACGGGTGAACCATTAATGgataaagtaacattttaaaaaactttttaaaagaattgaatCGCTGAACCAAATCTAGCAGGTAGGCCAAATACCATCACGGAGATGGGAGTTGAGGAGCGACTCACAGAGAGCAGAgctaagagaaaagagagggaaactTTAGAGGAATGGCCAGGAAGGGGGGCTAAGGTCCCCAGGACAGGAACTCCGCAGGAGGAAGACAGATGGTGACAGGAGCAAGTACTGATGGAAGGCAGTTTCCCTAAGCTGAATGTGGCGTCTTCAGGTGAAAGGATCCATGAAGTGACAAGGAGGACGAGTGAGTAAGGACCCGTCCCTGAGACCCACCTGCCGGAAAACGTCCACACTCGAAACAAAGGACTAcaggatgtccacacacacacacaccgatgTCCACATACAAACGGGAAAAGGTCTCCCATTCTCACCCTGGGCCTCTCCCTGCCAATGCTGGGAGCCAAAAGAACACAGtgacttttcatttttaactttctgaGAACAATTTTTAAGGACAAGAAAAAAGAGTGACGTCTTTCCAAGGGCTGGAAGAAGACAAGATTTTGATCCTAAACTCTGTATCCAGCCAAACTGTTCATGGTGAGAACTCAGGACGCATAGAAGATAGACAAGAACCAGTTGTGCTCATTTAAGTTAGCaagaaatgtcttaaataaaCACAGGTAacttttgtttgaaaaatatagTTGAGGCTAATATCAAATGCAAATTACCTCTAGTAGTAAAAGGTAAACTAAATTTAAAAGCCCAAGATGGTTACTACCTACTCAGAGATATTTCTACTGaaccggaaaaaaaaaaaaaaaaaaaaaaaagatacatgcaaGAGGGCGACCAGGGGCACAAGCCGGCAACCACGCACAGCACAGGACAAAATGGAGAGGAGAAAAACTAAGAGCCATTAATCCTGGAACCCTAGAACATCCTCCTTCAGGAAACCCAGTTTTAATCAGGAGGGTTTCATTTCCCCATGTACTCTGCGGTTCcgtgataaatattttttcatcatcatcatccccaCCGACAGCCCAAGGATGGAGCTTTGTGACGGTTACAGAATAGAAGACAAAGATCATTTGTCAACCTTGACGACAGAATAAAGGTAATGTGTCGGACCGCACCGTGAGatgaaagatggaggagagagagaggggcaggggaagctATCCCCCTCACTTTCCACCCAGGAAGGTGAGAAATAGTGCTCAAAgttaagagtgtgtgtgtgagtgtgtgtgtgtgtgtgtgtgtgtgtgtgtgtgtgtgtttggaggggAGACTCAAGTGTACCCTCTAGAATCACAGGGGTGCTTCCTGGAAGACTCAAGTGCACATAACCGACAAAACCAGCCAGGAATGCAACTGTCGTGTGTTCCTCCTCCCTCAAAGCACAGAAAGAACAGGTGATAGATCCGGAGTGGAAGGAGAGTACTGGGTTCAAAGCTGAGTGGTCATCTCTGGGAGATGGGTGGTGCGTGGTGGCTGACGGTGGCAGCTGATTGGGCCAGGCCTGAGGAAGGCCAGACCTATCTTTCTGACCAGCTTCAGGTGGCTGAGGCTGCTGGGCCCACCCCAACTTTGTGCATCAacagtcaaggccctggccggctggctcagcggtaaagcgtcagcccggcatgtggaagtctcaggttcaattcccggccagggcacacaggagaagcgcccatctgcttctccacccctccccctctccttcctctctgtctctctcttcccctcctgcagccgaggctccattggagcaaagttggcccgggcgcagagggcggctccatggcctctgcctcaggcattagcatggctccagttgcagtggagcaacgccccagatgggcaaagcatcgctccctggtgggcatgccaggtggatcccagtcgggcacatgcaggagtctgtctgactgcctccccgcttctcacttcaaaaaatacaaaaaaaaaaaaaaaaaaaaaaaagtcaagagcaCCTGCCTGGCACTGCAGGCACAATGAATGGGCCCAGCTCCCACCTTGCTGTTCACCGTGAGCACTCAGCCCCCTGTCTGCTCAGGCTGCGCTtcatccttttccttccttccataaCCAGCTCATTCTTCAGACTGGTTCCTGTCCTCACCTCCCAGTCCTCCTTTGTCCCTCAGCCCGGCTTCAGTTTCAGCCCTGCCTTCAACTTACTGCCAGTTGACCTGCCTGGCACAGCCTCCTCCTCAGCTCAGTCCTTCCTCCTGGCCATGCCGATGTCCTGGACCTCGCTGCCCTCAAGCACTGCCCCCCAGTCCCTCTTGGGTCTCTTCTCCCTGCACCCCAGGGTTTCACTCTGGCGCCCATGAGTTGGCCCCAGCCCTTTGTGAGGCACACCCATGCTCAGAGTTGCCACATGTAGCAAGTGAAACTACAGGAGAAGGCTGTGGCGCCGCCGCCAGCCCTGCTCTTGCTCAAGCCGACAGGTGGGGGGAGACAGAAGAGTCCCCAAGAACAGCACAGGCACCTCATGGTGAAATGAGTCATCCTCACAATAGCCACAAGATGGCAGCACCACCCCGTGTtccaaatgaggaaaaaaaacacgAGAGGGTCATTGGTAGCCACAGGGACACCTGCTCAAGCCTGTTAGGTCCTGGGAACCaccaacaccccccacccccaccccacccccgtcccaACCTCTATGCTCTTGTCTCCTCTACGCAGACTTGGTGAATGCCCTCTGGGCAAGGAGCTTGCTGGAGATCCCATTGCTCCCCTCGCCCCAGAAAGCTTCCAGCCTGCCTCATGCTGGGCAGCTCCTGGCCAGCTGACCCTGACAGGCAAGCGTGACAGTCTGCAGGCTCTGCAAGGCGAAAAGGGAGCCGTGAGCTCAGGAGGCCACAAGGCCAGCAAAGAGGAAATCTGGACTCACCCGGACAATACGGATCCAACTGTGGACGGTGTCCAGGGTATCGTAGAAGTCTTGCACCACGCCTTGGAACTCTTGGCTGTTCTCGGTCAGACATTCCAGCTTGCCTGGGGGCCCCTCCAGCCTCTGCAGTGGCACTGACACAGGAGAAGAAAGGGGGTCTGGGCCATGCCTGGGGCACGGGTGGGTCCTCGAGAGCTGGCCCACCCACCCAACCTACCCTGGTCCCAGGTGCAGACTCACGGGTGGGGCTCGAAGCCAAACTTGGGTCCCGGGGGCCGGCCAGCAGGGCCACTAAGTGGCGGGCAGCGCGGGTGGGCTGGACCCCAAAGCCACGGAGGACGACGCGGTCACTGTGAAGGGCAACACTGACGCCGTGGCACCGCTCCAGCCGGGCACGCAGCTCCGCGGGCAGCTTGTGACCCTGAAGCCGCACTGTCTCCTCCTGGAGGTGTGCCTCCAAGGCGGCCCCTAGTGCCCGGTCCAGTTCGTCCATATCCTGCTCAAAGTCCGCATGGACCACCAGCCGGGCCTGGCCGCCCGTCCCCCTGCCCAGGAGCTCTTCTTCTGCCTCCAGCTGGGTTGGCTCCAGCAGAGACAGGGCCAGTGCTTGCTGCAGTGCAGCAGCCTCCTCCTGCTCAGCCACCTGGCCTTGCGGCTCCAGTGACCGGTGGAGAGCCAACTGCAgtgcagcctcctcctccagccgcCCGGGCACCCCAGTGCTAGGGGCTGTgggctcctccccagccctgggtGCGGGCTCTTCCTCTGGCTGCTCTTCagtctcctcctcccccagctccagGGGCAACCAGTCCTCTCCTTCCAGGTCCTCCAGGGTGGCCAGCAGCTCTCGGACCTcctctggggacagggagaggcacAGGGTGAGAGTTCAAGCCCAGCCAGGGTGGGGGGCTGAAAGATAGGATGAGTCAGCAGATGGGTGAAGATGGAGGGTTGAAGGGGCAGAGACTCACAAGAGGGTtgggagggcagagcagggcagagggtGAGGTCAGGAAAGGGCCACAGGATCGGCTGGGTTGTTCCAGGAGAGCCTTACCAAGGCTCAGGTTGTCCTGGTCACTGCCGGTGCTGTCCGAGGGCCAGAGAGTATGGGCCTGGAGGACCTCAATGGGGTCCACCTGTTGGAAGAGAACATGAGGGTCCCTGTGGCCCACCACCTGTCCCAGGCCTCTGCGCCGGGGTGGAGGAGGCATCCGGCTGAGGTGTGAGAGAGGGGTGGGCTCCAACACTGACCTCTGCAGGGTCTGTGTCCAGAGTGTCCCTGGTCAGATGCTCTGTCCCGAAGACACACTGGAACTGGGCCTCCAGCTCCTGAAGAAGGTGCTGCCCCTCTGGGCCCAGCAGGAACCTGGCGCTGCCCGGCTGCTTCAGGCTCAGCGTGTGGCAGCTAACGCTGCCCAGCAGACTTTGCAGAAACTCCTCGGCTGCCTGGCACGGGGCCGGGGCTCCGCAGAGCTTCAggaccacgggggggggggcagtttacAGTTTTAGGGCACAAGAAAGGTACCCAGAGCCCCCAGGGGGAGAGGAGCCAGAGGTGAGGAATCCTCAAGGTCACTTACCCGAAAACCGGTCGTGTCCGATCCCTCCAGCGGGAAGAGGGCCACATCTCCCAGGCCGGCCAGAAGGTCCTCGTGGTAGAGCTGAAGGAAGCGGATGGCTCCCGGCTCTGTCGACAACACCATCTCTACCAGTCCGCCCTGTGCTGGTGACCCCACAGGCCCCAGGCTCTCTGACCCCACCTGCTCCAGAGACCCCATGGCGATCTCGATGGAGCTCACTGGGCCTGAAGACCCCTCGGGTCCCAAGTCCTCCAGCCCTTCCTGTCCTGAAACCCCCACGGGCCCCAAGTGGACGGGCCCAGCCTGTTCCAGAGACCCCATGGGACCTGTCCTTAGAGAATCTTCTGATTGGCCTGGCGTCTCCTTCACCCCCAAGGTCACAGACCCTCCACTCTCCGGTGGCTCCGCTGGCCCTTCGGCCTCTAGGAGAGCGTGCTCAGTGGCCCCAGGCCCCAACTCGGTTGAGCGATCTTCTCCACTGGTGTCCCCGGCCGGGCCCTCGGGCTCCAGGACATCGTAGTGGGGGACCAGGCTCAACTGCAAGCCCTGAAGCTGGTGGTCCTGCTGCAGCACCCGTTCCGCcactggagggaaggaaggggacagAAGGCCGGTCAGTGGTCCGAGGGCTGGGAGAGGGGTGACCCGGGTGGTCCAGCCCCACTCACCCTGCCACCGTGGGAAGGAGACCACGATGCCCAGGTGCCCTGGCAGGTGGCGCAGGCCCTCCAGGGCCCCCCCGCCACTGCGACGCTCATTCTCCAAGTACAGCTCCAGCAGCAGAGGGTCCACGGGGGAggtgccccccaccaccacacgcACCTCTCGGGCCTGGGGCACCCGTGCCAGGGTGACCACGGCCCCCTCCAGGCCCAGGGCCCGGGCCTGCTCCTCCAATGTGCAGATTTCTGCGGGGAAGGTCCAGGTTGGCTCAGGGCATCTACCCTAACAGGCATGCCTGCCCCCTCTCCCGTCTCTCACCTGCCTCGGAGAGGGGCTTGGGCAAGTGGACCAGGGCCCGGTCTGGTCGGGGACTGTCCAGCACACGGCAGGGCTGCTCCGTGTGTCCTATGGCACACAGCAGGGCCTGGACGTGCTGTTCCAGGCGTCGGGGGGCAATGCCAGGGGGCAGCCCTTGGAGCAGCAGGCGAGCAGGTGCGGGCGGGGGAGCTGGCCTCAGGCTGAGCCGCACACCTTGCAGCACGTGTTCCTTCTGGGCCAAGACCCTGGCGGCGTCTGTGGGCACacgtggggcggggtggggcgtcAGGGCCGGTGGCctgcagtgcccaggctgcccttCCTGTCAGCCCCCTCACCTGCGGGTTCCTGAAAAGTGAGGACGCCCCCACGGCCAAGTCTCTGCCAGCTCAGCACGGGTCCCCCACCGGAGCGTCGGTGGTTCTCAAAGTAGAGCGTGAGCAGCTCATCGGGGACGCTGAGGGGCAGCCCACGGAGCTCCACGGCTGCCCCCACCTCCTCTGCCTCCGCCATCACaaccctggggcaggggccagtgGGTAGAGGAGACACCTCCCAGCCtcacccctcccagccccacatCCCACCCCTGCCTTCATCATGGGCGGCCCACAGCACAAACTTACACTGTCTGCTGCCCGGGCTGCCCCAGCCCACACCCTCCGCCAGGAGTCCTAAGCCGGCTCGGTAGGCGGAAGGCCTGGGGcccaaaacaaaactgaaaccatctgagaggagagggaggggcctgTGACACTGGGCGGGGGCGGCTGCCTGGCAGGCCCCCTGCAGAACcgtccacccaccccaccccctcagcccacagaaagccCCCCAGAGACCAGGAGGTGCTGGCTAGGCATGACTTCCCCACTCAGTCCGGCCGCCAGTCACACCGTCCCACCCCAGTCCCTTGACTGGCAGGTTAGGAGAggtcctcttcccctctcactggCTTCTTTCTGGGAACCTAAAAATGGTCAACCACCCTCCCTCCTACAtccaccagggggctccagccactGCCCTCTGCTCGGGGACTTCAGGCCTCGGAGTGCTCCGCCCCGCAGCAGGAGCCGCGGGCATCCCCAGGCCCGCCCCTGGCGCAGGCTGGCTCTCCGCTCCTGGGATCACTCACCCTTCACACCTCACACCGCGCAGGTGACGCGGCCTCTCACGCTCAGCTCAGTGCGGAGGGCGAGCAGCTCCCGCCCTTGACCTACGAGGCTTCCGGGCACggccctccttccccctctctcctctgctggtttctctttctctctctggtctGTGCCCCTGCCCAGTCTTCCCACTTGACACCCTCCTTGCCATTGTCACTGTCACCTTGGCTGACCCCAGAAGGTGCGGGCCCTGTGACGTGACGCAGGGAGATGGAGGCGAGGGATGGGGGCCACGGCAGTGCTGCCGCCCGCCCTGACTTCACCTGTAGGGTCTGGCTCCCTGTTGCCGTGGAGCCCTGCCCCCACTGCCCACGGTCCACTGTCTTTCAAGCTCGCAAAGAGGTGTGCCCACGGCTGTGCTCTGCCTCCCACGTCCCATCTACCCCTCGGCCTCCACCCCTGCTGCTCTGGCAGGGGACCGAGGACCCGCCCAGGCTGCACCCCTCAACCTCAACCCACACCTTGGCGGCTGCCGCCACCCTGGCCTGAGCCTCCGTCATCTCCTACCTGGATCGCTGCACTAACCTTCTAACTAACCTCCCTCTGCCCAGCCACCTCCACTGTCCCTCCTCAACAGAACAGGCAGAGGGAGCCTTCTAAAGTGGCACCAACAGCGGCTACAGTTTGGGCCCTGGAAAAGGCTAGAGtcactcagagtaaaagccaaagtcctggccctggccgattggctcagcagtagagcgtcggcctggcgtgcaggagtcccggccgggttcgattcccggccagggcacacaggagaggcgcccatctgcttctccacccttccccctctccttcctctctgtctgtctcttcccctcccgcagccaaggctccattggagcaaagttttcccgggcgctgaggatggctctgtggcctctgcctcaggcgctagaatggctctggatgcaacagagtgacgccccagaggggcaaagcattgccccctggtgggcgtgccgggtggatcctggtcaggtgcatgcgggagtctgtctgactgcctccccgtttccagcttcagaaaaatgaaataaataaataaataaataagccaaatTCTTTGGAGGGCCTGCCAGGCCCAGCCTGCCTGAGCCCCAGTTCCCGctgtggcccccccccccccgcactcccCATGCTCAGCCAGCTCCAACCTCTTCCTCCAGTGCAGTGGACGGCTCCTCCTCGGTGTCCTTGCACTGGCCTTTCCCACAGAGCTACCTGGCAACCTTGCCCTTTTCTCTactccgggatccacccggcacgcccaccagggggcgatgctctgcccatctggggtgttgctctgccgcagtcagagccattctagcacctgaagcagaggccatagagccatcctcagcgcacaggccaactttgctacaatggagccttggctgcgggaggggaaaagagaggtagagagaaaggagagggcgaagggtggaggagcagatgggcgcttctcctgtgtgccctggccaggaatcaaacccgagacttccgcacaccaggccgacactctaccgctgaggccacggccagggcccccttcccCCACTTTTGGTGGCAGATTCAATGTGAACCTAAAAGTCTTTAAGGACCTTCACTTCCCGGACCCTGACTTCAAGTTCATATTTGTCATTCTTTTATTGTTTCCTCAAACTGTATGAGCTTTGTTTCCACGAAACACAAATGTGCCCCGGCCTGCTCTGTGTTTTCTCTCTTCGGAGAACTCACCACCTCCTGACAGACTGTATAATTGACCCAGTGTGCTGCTCCCCGCTGCAGAGGGGTCTCCCAGGCAGCCGCACCCCAGAGAAGCTCCTATCATGACCAGGTTGTTGAATTTTCacgaaccagttgttaaactgGTGGTCGCTTGAAATCAGTTGTGACGGAAGTATTTACACCACGAGCACATGCAAAGGTACAAATCAGGGCCTCCCCACTCCGGACCTGGTTGTTATAACACTGAACCAGCAcagcctagaccaggggtccccaaactacggcccgtgggccacatgcggccccctgagaccatttatcctgcccgccacacttccggaaggggcacctctttcatcggtggtcagtgagaggagtcaagtacggtgtcgctcacgtacagtactacttccggtgacatgggacgtatgcgtcacggctctggaagcgcatccTATCACTGACAAATATGGATCTGGACATTGAccgtctcattagccaaaaacaggaccatagtccccattgaaatactggtcagtttgttgatttaaatgtacttgttatttattctaaatattgtatttgttcccgttttgtttttttactttaaaataagatatgtgcagtgtgcatggggatttgatcatagtttttttttatagtccggccctccaacagtctgagggacagtaaactggccccctgtgtaaaaagtttggggactcctggcctAGACATAGGTCAGACAGCCACTGCAGGGTCCTGGAGAGGCTAACCATGTAAGAGCCAGGATTGCACAGTAAGGTCCCTAGGCCCCCAGGTGGAGAGACTCTGCAGCAGAGGGTGTCCCTGGCTGTGACAGCACCTCCTCAGGACTGCTGCAGGAACTGAGGGAGGAAGTCAAGCCTCCAGTCCTGAAGCATCTCTGAGTCTTCACCCCGTAGAGGTGAAACAGAGCTAAGGAGCACAGCCTTGCAGTGGTGCAGCTGTCATGAAGACAAGTGAGGATGAAAGCTCTCCTCTGGGGCCTGGAATCGTTTGCTCTTCGTGACGGGTCTGTATGATGGAGCAACGAAATGATTAAGGCCTCTTGATTGGGGATATAGCCTTGGATAAAAAGGTCAAGTGATGTTTTAAGGCCCAGAAAGTATGAACAGTGCTTGGCAGCCTCAGTCATCGCCGGCTTGAGAATACATTTCTCAACTCCCCGAATCCAATTGTTGGCCAGGCCGACCTCTCTGTCTCCAAGGACCCtcaaccccacccccaggctcaAGCGTACCCCTCGGCTCGGCAGCTAGCGCCTGGGACTCTGAGAGAAGCCATTAGAGCTGCGGAAAGCGGGTCGAGTCCATCCAGCACCCCACGTTCGAGCGgaggccccgccccccaccccaccgtccggccccgccccgccccgcgcgcGGCCCCGCCTCGTCACAAGGCCCCGCTGCGTCTTCCGAGCCGCAGGCGCAGGCCCAGCCGAgcccgctgccgctgccgctgccggtGCGGGTGCGGGTGCGGGTGCGCGTTCCGGGGCGGGCGCAGCGGCCATCGACCGCGCGGTCGCGCAGCGGACACCGTGCGCGCCAGTGGTGAGTCCCCTGCCCAAACCCAGCAACGAGTCTTACCCGCCGCGGCCGCCCCCGCGCGGACCTCTGCGCGGCCGGGCCCCGCTTCGGTGGTGGGTCAGTCGGCCGGTCTGGTCCCGGGTGCGCGGCCTGCATGGGGCCCCGGGTCGATCGCGGAGGGTCGGGGACCCACGGCCTGGAGCGACAGGGAAGGGGGCGACgcgctgcggcggcggcggcggcaggatCCGCGGCCCGAACgcctccccatcccacccccgccccccgacCCGACAGGAAGGGCCAGCAGGTTCCGTGGCCGCCGCCCCCATCCGTGGGGCCCCCCGCTCCCGCTTTTGTTTCCCCCGCACGCCCTCCGGTCGCTCTcatcccccccacacccccgcACACCGCTGTTCCTGGCGTACCCCCACCGGCAGGCACCCCGCAGCCGATCCAGGCCTGCTGTCCCCCACCCGGGGAGCGAGGGGCCGACGGGCCCTGAGTCCGAGAGGGGTCAGGGCTCTCGGCGCTCGCAGATGGCCAGGGGATTTCCTGGGATAGAAATAGCCGCCACCTCTGGCCCCTTAAAGCTGCTTATTAAGGGGCGGGATGAGAAGGGGAGGGTCCGGGCACACCCTACACCTCCCGACCGcgcccccagcccagcctggccccagcCAGTTCCGACCGGAGAGACCCCAGCATCGGTGAGAAGGCCTTTCCAGttgcttctaaaaaaaaaacaaccggAGCCAAAAATCCTGAGACTGACAGTCatcttctctgtcccctcctccaccctgtCACCCCGCCTTTGGAGCTGGCCCAGAGCTGCCTCTAGGCCCAGCCACCCACCCGGTCCCCACCCTACCCTCCTAGTCCTTCTGCTCTGTGCTCCTGACGGCCTAGAGGCAAAGGTCATAAACTCCCCCTCTGTCCCGGTTCCTGCAGCAGGTGGGGGGCGGCCCGGGCTGACtgagcactctctctctctctctctctgtctctctcctctaggGGGAGACCATAGAACCAGAGGCCATGCCTCATGAGAAGAGTTTCTTGGTGTCTGGGGACAGCTATCCTCCTCCCAACCCTGGATATCCTGGGGGACCCCAGCCATCCATGCCTCCCTACCCTGGGGCCCCTTACCCACAACCCCCCTTCCAGCCTTCCCCGTATGGTCAGCCAGGATATCCCCAGGACCCCAGTTCCTACCCCCAAGGGGGCTACCCTCAAGGCCCCTACCCCCAAGGGGGCTACCCCCAG
It includes:
- the PARP10 gene encoding protein mono-ADP-ribosyltransferase PARP10, translated to MAEAEEVGAAVELRGLPLSVPDELLTLYFENHRRSGGGPVLSWQRLGRGGVLTFQEPADAARVLAQKEHVLQGVRLSLRPAPPPAPARLLLQGLPPGIAPRRLEQHVQALLCAIGHTEQPCRVLDSPRPDRALVHLPKPLSEAEICTLEEQARALGLEGAVVTLARVPQAREVRVVVGGTSPVDPLLLELYLENERRSGGGALEGLRHLPGHLGIVVSFPRWQVAERVLQQDHQLQGLQLSLVPHYDVLEPEGPAGDTSGEDRSTELGPGATEHALLEAEGPAEPPESGGSVTLGVKETPGQSEDSLRTGPMGSLEQAGPVHLGPVGVSGQEGLEDLGPEGSSGPVSSIEIAMGSLEQVGSESLGPVGSPAQGGLVEMVLSTEPGAIRFLQLYHEDLLAGLGDVALFPLEGSDTTGFRLCGAPAPCQAAEEFLQSLLGSVSCHTLSLKQPGSARFLLGPEGQHLLQELEAQFQCVFGTEHLTRDTLDTDPAEVDPIEVLQAHTLWPSDSTGSDQDNLSLEEVRELLATLEDLEGEDWLPLELGEEETEEQPEEEPAPRAGEEPTAPSTGVPGRLEEEAALQLALHRSLEPQGQVAEQEEAAALQQALALSLLEPTQLEAEEELLGRGTGGQARLVVHADFEQDMDELDRALGAALEAHLQEETVRLQGHKLPAELRARLERCHGVSVALHSDRVVLRGFGVQPTRAARHLVALLAGPRDPSLASSPTLPLQRLEGPPGKLECLTENSQEFQGVVQDFYDTLDTVHSWIRIVRVERVQHPLLQQQYELHRARMEQRCEQRPVEHVLYHGTSAPAVPDICAYGFNRSFCGRNGTLYGQGVYFAKRASLSVQDRYSPPNAHGHKVVFVARVLTGDYGQGRRELRAPPLRAPGHALLRYDSAVDCLRQPNIFVIFHDTQALPTHLITCQHLPRAPAEDPSGFSGHSPTT